From the Brienomyrus brachyistius isolate T26 chromosome 23, BBRACH_0.4, whole genome shotgun sequence genome, the window CCGCAAGAACTGCCTGGTGAAGAACCTGGAGGCTGTGGAGACCCTGGGCTCCACCTCCACCATCTGCTCTGACAAGACGGGCACCCTGACCCAGAACCGCATGACCGTGGCCCACATGTGGTTCGACAACCAGATCCATGAGGCAGACACCACCGAGGACCAGTCTGGTGAGGCTTTTTTTCTGTGTGACTCACTCGTGGTTAGGCCTGGAGTGGCAGCCATTTTGTGTAGCACACTGTTTACTATAGACCAATGTTTCCCAGTTCGGTCCTTGGGGCCCACAGacagcccatgtttttgctccctataGCTgggtgtgggtccctgaggacagggatgggaaacactgctgtagagtATGAATATCACAGTGTTGTCACAGGCAGGATCATGTCATGGATTCTCGCACCTCCCAAATCTTCAGGGACCTCTTTTGACAAGAGCTCAGTGACGTGGGCATCCCTGGCACGAATCGCTTCGCTCTGCAATCGTGCCGTGTTCAAGGCCGGCCAGGAGAACATGCCGATCCTCAAGAGGGAGGTGGCGGGGGATGCCTCCGAGTCAGCCCTGCTCAAATGCATCGAGCTGTCCTGCGGCTCTGTAAAATCCATGAGGGACAACAACAAGAAGGTGGCTGAGATCCCGTTCAACTCCACCAACAAGTACCAGGTGAGGGCGGGACCCTGGCCACTGGGATGCGGCTGTGCCCATGTATACCTGCGAGAGGGACTGGGGTCAGCCCTCCCCACATTTTAGCGCAAGGCAGTGTGTTCCAGTTAAACCCGCAGGGAATGTCCTTTGCAGGGTCTGTTGGAGTATCCACATCAAGGTTGTTTCCAGTTAGAAGATCACAATATCCGGAGATTCCTCCTGAAATTAATTAAGTTCATCCTGTCTTTCCTAAGGATCTGGGGCTGGGATGCTGTCTGTTAAGCGACACCATAGAGGGACCGTTTGCTAAATGGCTTTAGCCAGCGAGTATACTTAGGGATCATTATCGAAATTTTCTTCTTAAACTCTAAAGATATTATTTGCTGGTTTAGGAGACGCCGTCACATGGCATTTATAAAGACTGCAGGTTGAGCCATTAATTCATCAGAATATTTAACAGCTGTGATGCGTAACAGCTCATCACTTAGGCACATGCGTGCTGTGATCCCATGTGTGTCTGCAGCTGTCTGTGCATGAGACGGAGGACCCCGGTGACAACCGCTACCTGCTGGTGATGAAGGGCGCACCGGAGCGCATCCTGGACCGCTGCTCCACCATCATACTGCAGGGCAAGGAGCAGCCCATGGATGAGGAGATGAAGGAGGCCTTTCAGAATGCCTATCTGGAGCTGGGTGGCCTGGGGGAGAGGGTGTTAGGTGAGTTGGTGGGCTGTAGGCCAAGCTGAAAGCTAACAAGCAAATGAGactgcttttcatttttattccaCCATGTTGTACATCACACTGGCCTTCACAACTTATCGTACAAACCACGATGCTTCATCACAGGACCGTCATCAGTACCCATAGCAACCTTCACTGCTTCATCAGACTGACTGTCATTAGTGACCATAGCAACCATCATTGTTTCACCACACTGACCTTCTTTGGTAACCATGGTAGCCTTCACTGCTTCATCACACTGATCTTTGGTAACCATAGTAATCTTCACTGCTTCATCACACTGACTTTCATCAGTAACCATAATAACCTTCACGGCTTCACCACACTGACCTTTATTGGTAACCATAGTAACCTTCACTGCATCACCACATATTACAGTATAGTACGTTAATTCTTGTTTCTCCATGCGCTAGGTTTTTGCCACCTTCTGCTGCCCGAGGACAAGTACCCCAAGGGTTTCGCCTTCGACTGTGATGACGTAAACTTCCAAACAGACAACTTGTGCTTTGTGGGCCTGATGTCCATGATCGACCCGCCTCGGGCTGCGGTGCCTGACGCCGTGGGCAAGTGCCGATCTGCTGGCATAAAGGTCATCATGGTGACCGGGGACCACCCTATCACTGCCAAGGCCATCGCTAAAGGTGTGGGCATCATCTCTGAGGGCAATGAGACTGTGGAGGACATAGCAGCCCGGCTCAACATTCCAGTTAGCCAGGTCAATCCCAGGTAACATACtcgctcacgcacacacacatacacacacacagaggcagggcTATACAATAGCTGCATGTCTGCAATGAATAATGGTATGCTACTGCAGGTAATGTTAGAGCAGATGCACAGTGATTCTCGTTTATGTACTGGGCTGTCGCTGACATGAGGCtggttttctgtgtgtgtgtgtgtgtgtgtgtgtgtgtgtgtgtgtgtgtgtgtgtgtgtgtgtgcatatgtgcacATCAGGGACGCTAAGGCCTGCGTGATCCATGGGACAGACCTGAAAGACCTCACTCAGGAACAGATGGACGAGGTGCTGAGGAACCATACTGAGATTGTTTTTGCCAGGACGTCCCCTCAGCAGAAGCTCATCATCGTGGAAGGCTGCCAGAgacaggtgcccccccccccatacgatGAGTCAGCATAGCACCCCCATGTCTATCTAGCTTTTGTGGAAGTTGAAACAATCAAACTCAATGATTTGACAGGAGAAGAGAAACCGGAGAATAGCCTCTCCCCATGCATGACTCACACGCTTCCTCTTATAGTATATTTGATTATCTTTGGTTAGTCAAGAAATTAGATTTCATTGGTTAGTCCGCCAACGATCTGACACACCCCTGTCCGGTTTACGTATTGTGATTGATTCCCCACCCTTTCGGTGTCAGCCATGCATCCGCCCAGCGTCAAAGCACCTGTCCTTGATTACTTTGCATGCAGTTTTTTGTAGCGGGATTGTTATTTTCTGATAATCAGCTAGTTCCCCTTCGGATGGTGCCGACACCAGTCCATTCGTCCAAACCATTCTGTCGGTGACCTTGGAGACCGGAGAGTTACTTCATGGCCTCTGGCTGTGCCCAGAGCGGCTATCGTTATCGCCATTTGTTCTGTCTGCACTTCCTATTCTGTGTCATGGCACCCTAACGTGCTTCCCTGCCCTCACTAACACTATATTTTCCAGCACAAATTGAAAAAATGTCAAAGTAAATGCAACtgaatttaaaattatattgtaCCACTAAAACTATGaaaatctgatcttttcaaacTTTTCTTCCACACATTCTTGCTTCTAAAAAACATGGATAGACTATGATCAATGTAATAGCACAGAGTTGCTATAACACTGTAGCAGTCATATGGAAACATGTAGTATTTAATGACGTatgtgtaatataaaatatacacttTGCAAATATTTAACATACATTATGAAATTTTATACACAATATCATGCATCTTGTATACATACACTAACATATCCAGttgttttgtctgatctttATATTAATGCTTTTCTATGACATGCTATCTATCATCTGTTTTATAGCAACTGACTATCGTTTCTGTCTTGTATTCTTTACTAAAAGAGCAAATTGCCGTAAAAAGCCTTTGACGGCCATTGTGTGTCACGTTCTGTAGACACGAGGCAGCAGTGACCTGCATCCACATCTTGTCCTTGGCAGGGAGCCATCGTGGCTGTGACTGGCGATGGAGTGAATGACTCACCAGCACTGAAGAAGGCCGACATTGGTGTCGCCATGGGAATTTCTGGCTCCGATGTGTCCAAGCAGGCTGCTGACATGATTCTGCTCGATGACAACTTCGCCTCTATCGTCACGGGTGTGGAAGAGGGTAAGTGAGAGAAGCTGGGAGTGAGACAGAGCTGCTGTGATGAGCGATGTAGAGAATGAGACAGCTGCTGTGGTGAGCAACGGAGAGAGTGATACAGAGTGAGATATAGCTGCTGTGGTGAGCAACGGAGAGAGTGATACAGAGTGAGATATAGCTGCTGTGGTGAGCAACGGAGAGAGTGATACAGAGTGAGATATAGCTGCTGTGGTGAGCAACGGAGAGAGTGATACAGAGTGAGATATAGCTGCTGTGGTGAGCAACGGAGAGAGTGAGACAACACTGAGTGATATGAAATATGGAGTGAGATAGCACAGTGTGATACAGAGTACAGAGTGAGAAAGACCTGCAGTGGTGATCGATGCAGAGAGTGAGAAAGAGCACCGAGGGATACAGAACACAGAGTTTCTACGGTGAACAACGCAAAGAGTGAGACAGAACACAGAGTGAGACAGCGCAAGGTAATAGACAACACAGAGCTGCTGTGATGAGCGACGCAGAGAGTGATACACGACAGTGTGAGACAGCACAGGTTGATACAGAGTGAGACAGAACTAGACACAGGGCTACCCCGGTGAAGACCAACTCACCTCCATGTCATCCTGGCAGGTCGCCTGATCTTCGACAACCTGAAAAAGTCTATCGCTTACACTCTGACTAGCAACATCCCCGAGATCACGCCCTTCCTCTTCTTCATCATGGTGAACATCCCCCTGCCACTGGGCACCATCACCATCCTCTGCATTGACCTGGGCACTGACATGGTGAGAGTCAAGCTGCAGTCCTTTGTACTTCGTATACTGTCAGCAGGACAGGGTCTTCCTGTAGTTTTTGCCGCATGGTCATTGGCCTGTGTGCAACGCAGGTACCGGCCATCTCCCTGGCCTATGAGGCCGCTGAGAGTGACATCATGAAGAGGCAGCCCAGGAACCCACGAGTGGACAAGCTGGTCAATGAGAGACTCATCAGCATCGCCTACGGACAGATTGGTGTGTGCCCTGCATGGCCCAGCTTCCACTCCACACTGCCCTCTAGTGGGAAAGCATTTGCATTTAACTACAGAGATTAATAAACTCTATTTTTATGTATaccagagcatgatgggaaatgtaTGCATTTCCCTGGTGGAAGGCACTGTgtttaatgtctgtgtttaattTAAGCCAGTACGAGCCTTTAGATTAACCTATCACCATTAAAATTTCAGCATTTGGCTGAATTAGAGGCAGCGTGTCATGGGCAGATGGTGCGCAGTTTGCGGTGCTTCGTGCTCCTATCTGTGACCCCCATTTCCTGATCTCTTACTCACTCCCTTGTCACCCTTTGTAGGCATGATCCAGGCCCTGGGTGGCTTCTTCAGCTACTTCGTCATCCTGGCAGAAAACGGTTTCCTGCCCTCGCTGCTGGTCGGCATCCGTCTGAAATGGGATGATCGTTCCGTTAACGACCTGGAGGACAGCTATGGCCAGCAGTGGGTAAGTCAGGTGTCCCGTTGGCCTCGCCCCCCGCCTGAGCATGATCCTGGGCCTCACTAAGCACCCCCCTTACTCCCCCAGACCTACGAGCAGAGGAAGATTGTGGAGTTCACCTGCCACACGGCCTTCTTCGTCAGcatcgtggtggtgcagtgggccgACGTCATCATCTGCAAAACGCGCAGAAACTCAGTCTTCCAGCAGGGCATGAAGTGAGTCCCCTGAGCGGCCTGCCTTGAGTGGCCTGCCTTGAGCGGCCTACCTTGAGCGGCCTGCCTTGAGTGGCCTGCCTTGAGCGGCCTACCCTGAGCGGCCTACCTTGAGCGGCCTGCCTTGAGTGGCCTGCCTTGAGCGGCCTACCCTGAGCGGCCTGCCTTGAGTGGCCTGCCTTGAGCGGCCTACCTTGAGCGGCCTACCCTGAGCGGCCTGCCCGTAAAACCATGGCCTGCGATCTGGCCCTTTGTGTTTCTGAGCTTTCTGCTCTGCTATTTCTGGTTACTCTCAGAAATAAGATCCTGATCTTCGGGCTGTTTGAGGAGACAGCTCTGGCCGCCTTCCTGTCCTACTGCCCGGGCATGGACGTGGCGCTCAGGATGTACCCCCTCAAGTGAGTATGAGTACCCCCTGAATGCCCGGAGCTGACTGCTGTGTCTCGCTCAGAGGACTGAATGGCTCTCTGCAGGAGGCTCACTCCGCCTCTCCCTCCTCTCCCAGGCCCCTCTGGTGGTTCTGCGCTTTTCCCTACAGTTTCCTCATCTTTGTTTACGACGAAATCCGAAAGCTCCTCCTGCGCAGACACCCTGGAGGTATGGAGGCACCCTCATTCACACTGTTTCACAAACACCTACTCAGATTCATCAGCAATAACCCTGGgtttgttttcttatttttgaGCAAAGCCCAATGTCAGTAATACACAAAATGGCAGAACCCCCTCACAGTATATTATCAAGAACCTAAATGAGGAACCTTATGTGGAAGTCGTGGTGTAAGTCCTGAATTTTGTGTAGTGGGGTATTGGGCCTTCTTCTTCAAGCAGAAAAGCTGCCATTTCTTTGCGGGATGAAGGAGGTGAGATTCTGATTTACATGCTCCAGGACTTCCTGTAAGGGTTCAGGCGACAG encodes:
- the LOC125719225 gene encoding sodium/potassium-transporting ATPase subunit alpha-3; the protein is MGFGRSDNYQEDTTQDGDDKDSPKKKPKTKDLDDLKKEVPLTEHKMSVEEVCRKYNTDIVQGLTNARAAEYLARDGPNALTPPPTTPEWVKFCRQLFGGFSILLWTGAILCFLAYAIQAATEDEPAGDNLYLGIVLSAVVIITGCFSYFQEAKSSKIMESFKNMVPQQALVIREGEKMQINAEEVVAGDLVEVKGGDRIPADLRIVSSHGCKVDNSSLTGESEPQTRSPDCTHDNPLETRNIAFFSTNCVEGTARGIVVCTGDRTVMGRIATLTSGLETGKTPIAKEIEHFIHLITGVAVFLGVTFFVLSLVLGYSWLEAVIFLIGIIVANVPEGLLATVTVCLTLTAKRMARKNCLVKNLEAVETLGSTSTICSDKTGTLTQNRMTVAHMWFDNQIHEADTTEDQSGTSFDKSSVTWASLARIASLCNRAVFKAGQENMPILKREVAGDASESALLKCIELSCGSVKSMRDNNKKVAEIPFNSTNKYQLSVHETEDPGDNRYLLVMKGAPERILDRCSTIILQGKEQPMDEEMKEAFQNAYLELGGLGERVLGFCHLLLPEDKYPKGFAFDCDDVNFQTDNLCFVGLMSMIDPPRAAVPDAVGKCRSAGIKVIMVTGDHPITAKAIAKGVGIISEGNETVEDIAARLNIPVSQVNPRDAKACVIHGTDLKDLTQEQMDEVLRNHTEIVFARTSPQQKLIIVEGCQRQGAIVAVTGDGVNDSPALKKADIGVAMGISGSDVSKQAADMILLDDNFASIVTGVEEGRLIFDNLKKSIAYTLTSNIPEITPFLFFIMVNIPLPLGTITILCIDLGTDMVPAISLAYEAAESDIMKRQPRNPRVDKLVNERLISIAYGQIGMIQALGGFFSYFVILAENGFLPSLLVGIRLKWDDRSVNDLEDSYGQQWTYEQRKIVEFTCHTAFFVSIVVVQWADVIICKTRRNSVFQQGMKNKILIFGLFEETALAAFLSYCPGMDVALRMYPLKPLWWFCAFPYSFLIFVYDEIRKLLLRRHPGGWVEKETYY